From Dehalococcoidales bacterium, a single genomic window includes:
- a CDS encoding CoB--CoM heterodisulfide reductase iron-sulfur subunit A family protein, with product MEKRVGVYICHCGSNIAGYLDCKKVTEFAQSLDSVVIARDYSFMCSDPGQDFIKNDIQELGLNRVLVCSCSPTLHLRTFREACQTAGLNPHLCEMATIREHCSWVHSHDNQQATEKAMALVAAGVARVLYRDPLETKFAPVNPNTLIIGAGIAGIQTALEIAGSERNVYLLEREPSIGGRMAQLGKTFPYLEPAMDILAPRLEQVASSEYIDLMTCSELSELSGYIGNFRATVKKKARYVDENKCDGCGACWEKCPVEVDSEFDRGLSKRKAIFRPFPEAVPNVPMIDRENCLHFTNGDCRICQEACPKDAIDYEQKDEDVEIEVGAVIVSTGYDTFDPSPITQYGYGKFDNVVTSPEFERMVNSSGPTGGNITLKDGSTPQSVAIIHCVGSRDENYHEYCSRVCCMYGLKYARFLNEMGIDAYQMYIDMRCFGKGHEEFYKQAGDEGVNFIRGKVAQVTNITQEDEEKGKLIVVCEDTLLGTLIRVPVDMVILSVAMEARADTDEMARTLLLGRSRDGFFMERHPKLDPVGTMLDGIFAVGCCQGPKDIADTVAQATGAAARAIELIAKGKVEMEAATAMVDEEVCSGCGVCEAICAYSAVEVDSRTKKAKVNEAICKGCGACAVNCPSKAMQLKNFSPKQLIDVINTATREYAGLAS from the coding sequence ATGGAGAAAAGAGTCGGAGTATATATATGTCACTGCGGGTCTAATATTGCCGGTTATCTTGACTGTAAGAAAGTCACTGAATTCGCTCAGAGCCTTGATTCTGTAGTCATTGCTCGCGATTACTCCTTCATGTGTTCCGACCCGGGACAGGACTTCATCAAGAATGACATCCAGGAATTGGGGCTGAACCGTGTACTGGTGTGCTCCTGCTCACCAACCCTGCACCTCCGCACCTTCCGGGAAGCCTGCCAGACCGCCGGACTAAACCCCCACCTCTGCGAAATGGCCACTATCCGCGAACACTGCTCGTGGGTGCACAGCCATGATAATCAACAGGCTACCGAGAAGGCTATGGCACTGGTAGCCGCTGGCGTGGCACGTGTTCTGTACCGTGACCCGTTGGAAACTAAATTCGCCCCGGTCAATCCCAACACCCTTATTATCGGGGCGGGCATCGCCGGTATCCAGACCGCCCTGGAAATCGCCGGTTCGGAGCGCAATGTCTACCTGTTGGAGAGGGAACCCAGCATCGGCGGTCGTATGGCCCAGCTTGGCAAGACCTTCCCCTACCTCGAACCCGCCATGGACATCCTTGCTCCCAGGCTAGAGCAGGTGGCATCCAGCGAGTACATTGACCTGATGACCTGTAGCGAACTGAGCGAGCTGAGCGGCTATATCGGCAATTTCCGTGCGACAGTCAAGAAGAAGGCCCGGTATGTCGATGAGAATAAATGTGACGGCTGTGGTGCCTGCTGGGAGAAATGCCCGGTAGAGGTAGACAGTGAGTTCGACCGCGGTCTGAGCAAGAGAAAGGCAATCTTCCGGCCATTCCCGGAAGCGGTGCCCAATGTCCCGATGATTGACCGCGAGAACTGCCTTCATTTTACCAATGGCGACTGTCGTATCTGTCAGGAAGCCTGCCCGAAGGACGCGATTGACTACGAGCAGAAGGACGAAGACGTGGAAATCGAGGTGGGCGCAGTAATCGTATCAACCGGTTATGATACCTTCGACCCATCCCCGATAACACAGTATGGCTACGGGAAATTCGACAACGTGGTGACCAGCCCCGAGTTCGAAAGGATGGTCAACTCCAGCGGGCCCACCGGTGGTAATATCACGCTCAAGGACGGCTCAACACCGCAGAGTGTGGCCATTATTCATTGTGTAGGCAGCCGGGATGAGAATTACCACGAGTATTGTTCCCGCGTATGCTGCATGTACGGCCTCAAGTATGCTCGCTTCCTCAATGAGATGGGCATAGATGCCTACCAGATGTACATCGATATGCGCTGCTTCGGCAAGGGGCACGAGGAGTTCTACAAACAGGCCGGAGATGAAGGGGTGAACTTCATCCGGGGTAAGGTAGCCCAGGTTACCAATATTACCCAGGAGGACGAGGAGAAGGGCAAGCTGATAGTGGTCTGCGAGGATACCTTGTTGGGCACCCTGATTCGGGTCCCGGTAGACATGGTCATCCTCAGTGTGGCTATGGAAGCGCGTGCCGACACCGATGAGATGGCGCGGACTCTGCTGCTCGGGCGGAGCAGGGACGGCTTCTTCATGGAACGGCACCCCAAGCTTGACCCGGTAGGCACCATGCTGGACGGCATATTCGCCGTCGGCTGTTGCCAGGGACCCAAGGACATTGCCGATACTGTTGCCCAGGCTACCGGGGCCGCCGCCAGGGCGATAGAACTAATCGCCAAGGGCAAGGTGGAGATGGAAGCAGCCACCGCAATGGTTGACGAGGAGGTGTGCAGCGGCTGCGGCGTATGCGAGGCTATCTGTGCCTACAGCGCCGTCGAAGTTGACTCCAGGACAAAGAAGGCCAAGGTCAATGAGGCAATCTGCAAGGGTTGTGGTGCCTGTGCGGTGAACTGTCCCTCCAAGGCAATGCAACTCAAGAATTTTTCACCAAAGCAGTTGATTGACGTAATTAATACGGCAACCAGGGAATATGCCGGTCTAGCAAGCTAG
- a CDS encoding NAD(P)-binding protein, whose product MAERAARSEARSKPDVLIVGAGIAGMQAALEVADSDHRVYLVERSPTVGGRMLQLDKTFPTMDCASCIGTPKMSQVGSNKNIELMTYCEVEEVSGHAGDFNVKVRKKAGYIDISKCTGCGECAKVCPVSFPSEWQLGLVDRQAAYRPFPQAVPNVYTIDKRGLPPCRVACPAGVNAQGYIALISQGRFKEALGVLRRTMPFAGVCGRVCTHPCESECERGQVDESVAIRYLKRFMADYEMQNGREKATPVELTHEEKVAIIGSGPAGIGCAYDLIRMGYPVTVFEAAPKVGGLLRYGIPEYRLPNSIVDDEIGYVQELGVEIRTNTTVTKLEDLFKDDYKAVFIAAGAGIGQTMGIPGEDANGVLNALSFLQRANSGEKVKLGNRVAVIGGGNAAIDAARVANRIGAEEVAIVYRRSRTEMPADKTEVDEAEVEGIAINILVNPVKVLSQNGKVTGIECIRMELGEPDESGRRRPVPIAGSEFTMEVDTVIMAIGQRVNQEMLPDKLEYTRFGTIIVDDLTLHTNIDGVFAGGDAVSGPDTVIGAVATGKEAAISIDRYLRNVDLKEGRSEPRERVKNVNKAGVVKKARQQMPMLEKDQRGGFPEVELGFSEENAIEEAKRCLNCGVCSECLACIPACEREAIDHDMKDEFVNLEVGAIIVTTGYDLFDPTSMTQYGYGKFENVFTSLEMERMISSTGPTEGKVMLKDGSTPKSAAIIHCVGSRDENYHLYCSRVCCMYGLKHAHQLKEKTGADVYQMYIDMRCFGKGYEEFYKRISEEGINFIRGKVAQVTDVALTDEEKGKLVVVCEDTLLGSLIRVPVDMVVLNVAIQSRADAGDVARLFWLDQDSDGFFEEKHYKLDIMGTQTDGIYMAGCCQGPKDIPDTVSQAIGAAAKALALVTKGEVGTETVAVG is encoded by the coding sequence TTGGCGGAAAGAGCTGCAAGGAGTGAAGCCCGTAGCAAACCCGATGTCCTGATTGTTGGTGCCGGTATCGCCGGTATGCAGGCAGCCCTTGAGGTTGCAGACTCGGACCATCGTGTGTATCTGGTGGAGAGGTCACCCACCGTGGGCGGGCGCATGCTGCAGCTTGACAAGACCTTCCCCACCATGGACTGCGCCTCCTGTATCGGTACCCCCAAGATGAGTCAGGTAGGCTCGAATAAGAACATTGAGCTGATGACTTACTGCGAGGTAGAAGAGGTCTCAGGCCATGCCGGCGACTTCAATGTCAAGGTAAGGAAGAAAGCCGGTTATATCGATATCAGTAAATGCACCGGCTGCGGGGAGTGCGCCAAGGTGTGTCCGGTCTCCTTTCCAAGCGAGTGGCAACTGGGCCTGGTAGATCGCCAGGCGGCTTACCGCCCGTTTCCCCAGGCGGTCCCCAACGTATATACGATCGACAAGCGAGGTTTGCCCCCGTGCCGTGTGGCTTGCCCTGCCGGTGTGAACGCCCAGGGTTACATAGCCCTGATATCACAGGGACGGTTCAAGGAAGCCCTTGGAGTGCTACGGCGCACCATGCCCTTTGCCGGGGTCTGTGGCCGGGTCTGCACCCACCCCTGCGAATCGGAATGTGAGCGTGGTCAGGTAGACGAGTCAGTCGCTATCCGTTACCTGAAGCGCTTCATGGCTGACTATGAAATGCAAAACGGGCGGGAAAAGGCAACACCCGTCGAATTGACCCATGAAGAGAAGGTGGCCATCATCGGGTCCGGACCTGCCGGAATCGGTTGTGCCTATGACCTTATACGGATGGGTTACCCGGTGACGGTGTTCGAAGCTGCTCCGAAGGTAGGCGGCCTCCTCCGCTACGGTATTCCCGAATACCGCTTGCCCAACAGCATAGTGGACGATGAGATTGGCTACGTCCAGGAACTGGGCGTCGAGATACGCACCAATACCACCGTCACGAAGCTGGAAGACCTGTTCAAAGATGACTACAAGGCGGTATTCATTGCTGCCGGGGCCGGTATCGGCCAGACGATGGGTATTCCCGGTGAAGATGCCAATGGCGTGCTGAATGCCCTCAGTTTCCTGCAGCGAGCAAACTCCGGCGAAAAGGTTAAGTTAGGAAACAGGGTGGCTGTGATTGGCGGTGGCAATGCCGCTATCGACGCCGCCAGGGTAGCCAACCGCATCGGGGCTGAGGAAGTTGCCATCGTGTACCGCCGCTCACGAACTGAGATGCCCGCCGATAAGACCGAGGTGGATGAAGCGGAGGTAGAAGGCATCGCAATCAATATACTGGTGAATCCGGTCAAGGTCCTCTCCCAGAACGGGAAGGTCACCGGCATCGAGTGCATTCGTATGGAGCTGGGTGAACCCGATGAGAGCGGCCGAAGACGACCGGTGCCAATAGCAGGCTCCGAGTTCACCATGGAAGTCGATACCGTTATCATGGCAATCGGCCAGCGGGTGAACCAGGAAATGCTCCCGGACAAACTTGAGTACACCCGGTTTGGAACGATTATCGTCGACGATTTGACGCTGCATACGAATATCGACGGAGTATTTGCCGGTGGTGATGCCGTCTCCGGTCCGGATACCGTCATCGGAGCGGTTGCCACCGGGAAAGAAGCGGCCATTTCAATTGACCGCTATCTCAGGAATGTCGACCTGAAAGAGGGCCGGTCGGAACCGAGAGAAAGAGTTAAGAACGTCAACAAAGCCGGTGTCGTTAAAAAGGCACGGCAGCAAATGCCTATGCTCGAAAAGGACCAGCGGGGTGGTTTTCCTGAGGTAGAACTGGGCTTCTCCGAGGAGAATGCGATAGAAGAGGCAAAACGGTGTTTGAATTGCGGTGTCTGCTCCGAGTGTCTTGCCTGTATCCCTGCCTGTGAGCGGGAGGCCATCGACCACGATATGAAAGACGAGTTCGTTAATCTGGAGGTCGGTGCTATTATCGTCACCACTGGCTATGACCTCTTCGACCCCACCTCGATGACGCAGTACGGGTACGGGAAATTTGAAAATGTATTCACCAGCCTCGAGATGGAACGCATGATAAGCTCCACCGGCCCGACGGAGGGTAAGGTGATGCTCAAGGACGGTTCCACCCCGAAGAGCGCCGCCATTATTCACTGTGTAGGCAGCCGTGACGAGAATTACCACTTGTACTGCTCACGCGTATGCTGCATGTATGGCCTCAAACATGCCCACCAGCTAAAGGAAAAGACCGGTGCAGATGTCTACCAGATGTACATTGACATGCGTTGCTTCGGTAAGGGTTACGAGGAGTTTTATAAACGTATTTCAGAGGAAGGCATCAACTTCATCCGCGGCAAGGTTGCCCAGGTAACCGATGTTGCCCTGACCGACGAAGAGAAGGGGAAACTGGTTGTGGTATGCGAGGACACCCTGCTCGGGAGCCTGATAAGGGTGCCGGTGGACATGGTCGTCCTCAACGTGGCTATCCAGTCGCGCGCCGATGCCGGTGATGTCGCCAGGCTCTTCTGGCTGGACCAGGATAGCGATGGCTTTTTTGAAGAGAAACACTACAAGCTTGATATTATGGGAACACAGACCGACGGAATCTATATGGCCGGGTGCTGCCAGGGACCCAAGGATATCCCGGATACAGTGTCACAGGCGATAGGAGCTGCCGCCAAAGCCCTGGCCTTGGTCACCAAGGGCGAGGTCGGTACCGAGACCGTGGCCGTCGGCTGA